GATGACCGGCGCCGACCACTGGACCCTGAAGGACGGCACCCCGCACCCCACCGGCTACTGGGCCGAGGAGGTCGCCACCCCCTACCGCGCGCTGCGCGACGCCGGCCACGAGATCGCCGTCGCCACCCCGGGCGGCGTCGTCCCGCCGGTCGACCGGGGCAGCCTGGAGCCCGGTGCGAACGGTGGTGCCGAGCAGGCCCGCGAGGTCGCCGACACGCTCGCCGCCATGACCGAACTCCAGCACCCGCTCGCCATCGCCGACGTCGACCTCGCCGACTGGGACGCCGTCCTCTACCCCGGCGGCCACGGCCCGATGGAGGACCTCTCCGCCGACGCCGACTCCGGACGTCTGCTCACCCTCGCCCTGGCCTCCGCCAAGCCCCTCGCCGTGGTCTGCCACGGCTCCGCCGCGCTGCTCGCCGCCGTCGACCAGACCGGCCGGAACACCTTCGCGGGGCGCCGCGTCGCCGCCTTCACCGACGAGGAGGAGACCCTCGCCGGCCTCGCCGACCGCGCCAAGTGGCTGCTGGAGTCCCGCCTCACCGAAGCCGGCCTCACCGTCGACACCGCCGCCCCCTGGACCCCGCACGTGGTCGTCGACGGCAGCCTGATCACCGGTCAGAACCCGGCCTCCTCCGGCCTGCTCGCCGACGAGCTGATCAAGCAGCTGGCCTGAGAGCACTGGCTGCGACCGGATCCGGTCCGGGGCATGGTGTGGGGGCCCCACAGCATCTGCTGTAGGGCCCCCACGCCCTCCCCCGATCAGAAGTAGCCCGGTGCGGACCCGTCGAGCGCTCCGACCAGCGCCGCCCGGTCGAGCAGGATGTTGTTGTTCTCGCAGCTGGTCTCGGGCAGCAGTACACAGGCGTGGCAGGCCGCGAGGTTGAGACCGTCCGCGCCACCCGCCTCGGTCTCCGCGCACAGCGGATCGTTCGAGCACCAGCCGGCTCGATGCAGAGCCGACCGGAGCGAGCGGTCCAACCGGTCCGGCTCGCCCTGGGCGACGATGCCGCCCAGACTGCCCGCCGAGTCGTTGGTCGCGGTGTAGATCAGGACGCCTGCCATCTCGTCGTCCACGTACAAACGCTCGCGAAGTGCGGCCGCCGGATAGCCGGCATCCAGGCTCCACTCGTTGATCAGGACATGAGCCAGCGTGTGCAGGAGCAGGAAGCGCGGAGTGGCGTGGGACCGGGGCATCGGCCGATCCGAGCCGGTGCCGCGACTGCGCAGCAGTCTGTCGTGGTTCTCGCGCACCCGACTCGCCCGTTCGACCGGGCCGGACAAATGTTCCCAATCCCGGAGTCGATCAGCGTCCAGTCGCAGGAACACCCCCTCGCCCCGGACCTCGATGGCGGGAAGCCAGCTCGGCCGCACGTTCGAGATCGGCGCATGTCGAGGCAGTACGGCCGGACTGGGCTCCTCGATCCGGGTGAACGACTGGAGCGCCCGAACCTCGCGCAGGCGCTTCACGAGCATCACCTGTGCCAGGCCGTGCGAGTCCAGTACGGGCCCGGTCGGATCGACGGGGGGCTCGCAGACGAAGTCCTGTTCCTCGTCTGCGTTCTCGGAATGCGCAACGGTGAGGCTGCGGTACTCGTCCCGATAGAGCGTCGTACGTGCCGAACCGAGCTCCTCCGACAATGCCTCCGTCCGTTCCCCCGTTTGCGTGGTCGCGTCCTCCGCCGCGCGTCGCTGCCGGATCAGCGCGACGACCTCGTCGGGATCGTAGGAGGGGTGGCGCGCCAGAACCTTCTCGATGCGTAGGTAGGTACGAATGGCCTCGGCGTTCTCGTCCTTCAACTTGCTGTATAGGCGGGCGGCGAGTTTTGCGTGACCCTCGCTCCACGGGGGGATGGACAATGCCGAGTGCGCGACCGGGAACCAGACGGACGAGGAGCCGCGCTGCAAGGTACGCGGTTGCTCGGTGCATGCCTCTGTCGGTGCGTCCTTCAGCCAAGGGGACCGCCCTCCACAGCGGATACCCAACTCCTTCAGGGCCTGGCGACGGAACGACCCCTCCATCGATGCGGAGGCGCCGCAGGAACAGGCGATCAGCACGGAGCGGAGTGAGGCGGTCGACCCGGTCGACGTGAGGGTCAACTCTCCGGCGCAGGAGGTGACTTCGGTCCGCTCGCCGCCGCGATGGACCCACTTCCAATAGGGGAAGTCCTCCAAGTGCCCGTTTGCGCAGGCCATTACGAAACGCGACGGCACCAGGCTCTCCTGGCAGGTCGAGCATTCGGCCTTTCCCGCAGGGGAGTTGAACTTTCGGAAGGGCTGCAGGGCGTTGCAGCGCGGGCAGGAGTACCACTCGGGGAAGCGCACTGCCCGAACGCCGTCCCTCGCCCGGTCCGGGTCGGGCGCGGGCGGCAGCCGGAACTCGTTCACATGCAACTGGTCGGACAGCCGCGGCTCCACGACGATCGGGGCCTGGGAAATATCCCAGGAGTCGATGCCGCGGACGAGGAAGGACTCGTTGTCGACCGCGATCATGGCACCGACGCCGTAGGTGGTGATCAGCTGTGCGCGGCGGATCTCACCGAGGCGACGGGCCGCTCTCACCGGCCCCGAGACGAGGCTCCGACGGCGGCTACGCGAGGGAACGGGGGTCATGATTCAGCGCTCCTCGAAGAAGGTGGACGAGGCATCGACGTCGCGTAGGCTCCACAGAGTGGGCCAGGCATCCGAGGCCTCGTCCTCGTAGCCGTTCAGTAGCGCAGGCGCGTGGGTGCCCCGAGGCGCCTCGTAGACCAGACCGGGATTGTTCTCGGCGAGCCACCTCCATTCGTCGACGAAGTACTCGAATGCCTCGGTGGTTGTGCGGAGTTCGCTCGGATCGACCACGGCAACCCGGTCGAGGAGGACCGTCGCGACGACGCTGTTCAGGCCCTCGAGGAAATCCTCGATCCTGCCCGCCGCCTCGTTCGGCCGTGCAACTGGTAGCAACAGCCGGGCCAGCGCCACGACCACCGCGTGCAAGCCGCGGTCCCTGGCCCGGGCCGAGAACGGCGTCACGCTGGTCGACTCGACCTCGCGGTACAGCGCGGAGTGGAAGTGCTGGAAGTCCTCGTAGTGCGACCGGTCGCGGGAACGGGCGGAGTTGAGCATCACGGCCACCAGCCCCGGGTGCTGCCGGCCGACGCGGCTGGTGGCCTGAATGTACTCGGCGGTGGTCTGCGGCTGGCCCATGACCGCCATCAGACCAAGCCGGTCGACGTCCACACCGACCGAGATCATGTTGGTGGCCAGCAGGACGTCGAGGACGTCCCGCTCCGGAAAGGAGCGTTCGATCTCCTTCAACCGGCGGGAAATGTCACTGGAATTGGCCCGGCTGCTCAACTCGGTGATCGCATCGACCCGACGCCGAACGCCGTCGTCGCGGACCGACAGATAGTCGAGCCGCTCCTGGACGTCGTCCAGCACCTGGAGCTCGGCGGCGGACAGCAGCCGCAGGCTGTTGAAGTAACCGACCAGCGTCCAGTACGCGTCCTTCACCTCCGGGGCGCCCTTTGCGGTCTGCGCCCGGTGCAGCAGCGCCGCGTAGACCCGGATCAGCAGCGTCGTCTGACTGGTGCTGGAGGTCAACAGGCCCACGTACCGGCGGGCCGCTTTGCGCTCCCGGGGTGTCTCGACCGCGAACCAGGAGTCACGGGAGTCCAGGCCCGCAGGCGGGAACTGGTCGACCCGGCGGGCGAACAACCTGGCACCCTGCTCGTCGGCGCGGCGGATGGTCGCGGTCGACGCGACCACCTTGGGACAGCCCGCGAGGGCGTCCACGGCCGTCTCGTAGAGGCCGGTCAAGGTACCCAATGGGCCCGAGATCAGGTGGAGTTCGTCCTGGACGATAAGTTCCGGCGGCCGAGTGCCGGCGGGTGCGTCCAGGTTGAACAGGGCCGCCGACTCGGGGCGCCACGGAAGCGACGCGAACTTGTCGACGGTGGCGATCACCAGAGTGGGGCGGGCCCGGTAGACGGCATCGTCGACCAGGTGCACCGGCAGACCGGTGCGGAAGTCGCAGTCGACGGACGGACAGGCGATCGTCATCCGGCCCGCGGCCTCGTCAACCGCGTAGTCGATCGGGGACAGCGGTTCGCCGCACCACGGGCAGGTGCGCAACTGGACCGGGTTCTCGGTCGCCAGGTCCAGCCGCGGGTTGGCCCACAGCTGTTTCAGCTTCTCGGCCGCCACGGACAGGCGGTTGGGGGTGGCGGACCGGCCCACCCACATGCCGATCGAAATCTCCTCGCCACCCAGCATCTTTGGGTCGGCCGCCCGGATCCTTTCCATGGCGCAGATCAGTGTGGCGGCACGTTCGAACTGCTGGAGCGTCAGGAGCCGCAGCGTGTAACGCATGAGGACGGTGACACCCCCGCCCAGTCCACCGTCGCGCACGCGGCGCAGGAAGGTGGTGAAGGCGATCAGCCCGAGGTAGGCCTCGGTTTTGCCACCACCGGTGGGGAACCAGAGCAGATCGGCAACGTCCCGGTCGTCGTGTTCGGGATCGACAATGCCCGCCAGGCAGATCAGGACGAAGGAAATCTGGAACGGCCGCCAGCGACCTGACGAGACGTCGGGACGCCCCGTTCTGCCGCCCTTGATCCAGGCAGTCCGGGCGCGCTGCTCCGCCATGGCGAGATTTGTCAGCCGAAAGGCGCGCAGGATCTCGGGCCGGTTCGGATCGGCCAGCAGGCCCACACCCTCGTGCATCCGGCGGAGGGTGCGGCGACATCGCTCCAACTGCTCGGCTGCGGCCGGGCCGTGCTCGGTGTCGGCCAGCGACAGGCTCTGTTCAGCCAAGCCGTCGATCCACTCGCGGTATCCGTCGAGCATCCGGTGCAGGGCCTGGACGACCTCATCGGTGGGCGCGGTGCCGAGACCGCGCATGGTAAGTGCCTCGGTGGAGATCGCCGGGTTGGAGTCGGTCAGCAGCACCTCGTGGGAGGGTACGAACTCGGTCCGGACGACGGCGACTGCCGCGAGCTTGTTGTCCTTCGACCCGATAGGTGGAGGTGTCCAGTCCCAGTGCGCGGCGCAACCATGCCCGATGGCGAAGCTCGGCACGTGCCGGTGCAGCATTCGGCTGAGCGCAAGTTCACGGTCGGCGGTGCCGTCGACTGCAGGCCGCGCCACGAATGGAGGCTCTGTGCCCTCCGCGGCAGTAACTTCCAGGGCCGGTTGGTAGAAGCAATGCGCGTCGCGCAGGTCGAACTGTCCCACCTCGTGGGTGTTCACCACGGTCGCCGTGACGGTCACCGTACCGTGCTGGTCCGAGGCAGGGCGGACCAGGACCCGGAGGTCGAGACCGGGGTGGAGCGGGGCCGGCGGCTTGACGAACCCGGGCACCGTCACATCCAGGACCACGGGTTCGAGAGGCAGTTGGACACGCCGCCAGTGTTCCTTCTGCGCCCCGGTGCTTCGGGCCTCGGTCCGGCGCGCGGCGACCGGGTGACCGTTCTCGTCTTCCGGCAGGTAGACCGCCGCCCGGACAGTGAACCGCAGCCGCGGAGCGACACGGGGGTTCACCGCGAAGGTCAGTCCGAATGACGAGGGCATCCGAATGTTGGCCAGCGACACGCCCAGATCGACAGCATCGTCGTCGGTGCCGCGGGTGATCGGCACGCTGTCCAGACCGTCCTGCGCATGCTCCTGTTCTGAAGGTTCGCGGTGGCCCTCGTCCGGCCGGGTACGGGGGAACAACACCCCGACCGGGTACATGGTGATCGGTGCGTCGCCGCTGAGCACCTCCTCCGGACCACCCACGGGGCCGAGCAGATCGTCACGCAGCGACTCCGAGAGGGCGTCGCGCAAGGCGTAGTGGGCTTGGTGGATCGACTCGCTCACTCTGTGCTCCCGCCGGTTCCGTCCGTCTGCCCGTTGTACCAGTGGAACCGCCCCAGTCCACTGACCCGCGGAGCCAACCACACCCCGTGCTCGCCCAAGCCCGCTCGTTCGGTTGCGGCAGGGTCGCCCGCCACACTCTCCACACAGTCGACCCGCAGCCCCGAGATGAGCGGCGGCCAGTTCTCCACCGATGCGTTCAGGTTGCGGCGGAGCATCCGTTGCAGATCGGTGCGGAACCGCTCCGAGACGACGGCGATCCGGCGGCCCGCGACCACCACGGCATACGGGGGCGACTGGTCGGCGGCCACCGGAATCGTATGGAGCAGCTCCAGTTCGGCGGGGTCGCCGACGGACACCCCGGTGCGCAGATGCTCCGTCAAGTCCCGGGCGTCCGCGAAGAAGTCCTCGGTGCCGGGTGGCAGGGAGTGCGAGACATCGTCGCCCAGAAGTTCGATGCCGTTGCGAGCCCAGGAGCTGCGGCCGCCCAGGTACCAGCGGTCAAGCCGCCGGTCCTTGCGCACCAGCCAGGAACTCGGTGCGTCGAGAACGTACAGGTCGTCGCGTGCCCGGGTCATTGCCACGTACAGCAGTCGGGCCTCTGCCGCCGGGTCGTAGTCGTACTTCTTCTTCTCCACCCGGCGAGGTGCCTTCAGTGTCCGCGGTTCGACCACCAGGACCCGGTCGAACTCCAGGCCCTTGGCCCGATGCACGGTAGACACGACCACCGGGGCGGATCGAACGGTGGTCAGTTCGTCGGGCAGCCGCTGTTCGGCGAGTGCCCGGTGCAATGCGGGGACCTCCACGGTTCCGCGCGGTCCACCTGCGACCTTGCGCACCGAACGCCACAGTGAACCGGGCGAATCCTCCCTCGGCAGTTTCAGTTCGGCGAGAAGCTCACGGAAGCGATCCTCACTCAGCAACGAAGCCCCGGTGACACCCAATAGTTCGGCCAACCACGGTGGGGCGGAACGCTCCCGTGCCGATCGCTGCAGAGTGTGAGGGATGCCGGCGTTGGACAGCAGCCCCGAGAGGGTCAGCACCTGGCCGTTGTCCCTGCACAGCACCGCCGTGGTGCCGGGATAGTCGCGCAGCGCGTGCTGTACGTACTCCTCGTCCAGGCTGCCGAAGTTCTGTGTGGTCAGGAGCAGCGAACGAAGGTCACCATGGATGCGCTCCGCCTCCTCCGCGGCTCGCGCCGGGTCGCGTGACAGTCGATGCAGACGGGCACCGTGCGGTAGAGCGATGCGGGCCAGGTCGGTTCGGGCACGGAAGTTGTCGCTGAGGTGCAGCTCGGCCAGGTCCTCGCCGAAACTGGCTCGAACCCAGTCCAGGAACCGATCGGTCTCCTCGGCCCGTTGGTCCGGATCTGACACCTGAAATCCGTAAACAGCCTGTGCGGAGTCGCCGACCACCGTGAATCCGGACTCCTCCTGGAACCGGTCGAGCAGCGCCTCTACCATCTCCCGACGCACCCCGACGAGATCCTGTACCTCGTCGATGACCACGTGGGCGGGTACCCCGTGCTCTCCGACCTCCACTGCTCCGTGATCGATCGCCTCGATGGCGGCCTCGATCCGACCGTCGAAGTCGACCGTGGACCAGTCGGGCTCCGGGTACGCACGGGCCAGCAGCGCCGCTGCCCAGGCGTCGAAGGTTTGCACCCGGACCCGCTGCGCGGCAGTCGCGTGCCGCTCGATCCGCTCGGTCAACTCGCGCACTGCGGCTCGGGAGAAGCTGAGCACCAGGATCTCGCCGGCTTCCAACTCCTCCCGTTCCACCAGGGCGTCGAGCCGTCGGACCAAGGTGTACGTCTTGCCTGCACCGGCCCCGGCGGTGACCAGGACGCGGGCGTCCCAGGGCTGGTCCACCACAGTCTGCTGCTCAGCGGTCAGTGGGTGCTCCTCGACGAAGGCGCTCACCTGGCCTCACTCCACAGGTACTCGAAGTCGGTGAAGGCGAGCTTCTCGCCGTAGTTGGTCACATTGTCCCGGACGTTGAGGATCAGGCAGGTCTCCTTGCCGCCGTTGCGGGGGCCACGTAGGCCGCGACCGATCATCTGCTGATAGATGTGCGCGCTGTACGTCGGTCGGGCCACCACCACCGCGCGGGTCGCCGGGGCGTCGAAGCCCTGGGTGAGCACGCCGTAGTTGGTGATCACCTGGATCCTTCCCTTGCGGAAAGCGTCGATCCGCTGCCGGCGCTCCGCGATCGGGGTGTTCGCGTCGATCGCCGATGCGGTGATCCCGCGGTCACCGAGCTTGGCGGCGAGGAACTTGGCGTGTGCTACCGACGTGGCGAACACCAGGACCGGCCAGTCCGCGGGCAGACCGGAGATCTCGTCCACGATCCGCTGGTTGCGTTCATGGTCGTCGGCGAGCCGCTGCTCGGCGCCCTTGGGCAGGGTGGCGAACCTCTCGGACTGCCTCAACTCGTCGGCGCTCAGGGAAATCTGGCCGCCCGCCAGCTCCCGATGCTTTACCTGGGCCAGCACACCCAGTCCCTGCAACTGCTTGATGGCTTGCTCCAGATCTCCCTGGAACACGTTCGCGTCGATCCGCTCACCGAAGCGCTGAACGAGCAGCCGGGTCAGCTCCTCGTTGTTCCGGTACGGTGTTGCGGTGAGCCCGACCAGGTGCCGCCCGGTCCGATGGTGCGTCAGATCCAGCAGAGCGAACAGTTCGGTGAAGCGCGGGGACATCGCGGTGTGCGCCTCGTCGACCACGACCAGCGAGGTGCTCTCCCGCAGCCAGGCGTAGTCGACGGTGTCCAGGCAGCGGGCCAGCTTGGCGTCCGTGGCGACCACCAGGTGCGGCCGACCGTCCACCGGAGTTGCCTCGTTGCTCGACCAGAGTCGGCTGACCACCAGTGGCATCTCCGGCCCGACCTTCGACCACACGAACCTCCAGCTCTGCACGGCCTGTTCGCACAGCTCCTCGGTCTGTGCGATCCACAGCACCGGACCCGGCAGCTCCTCCCGTTCACGGATCCACCGGATGACGCCCTCGGCGGTGACGCGGGTCTTGCCGCCGCCGGTGGGCATGCCCAACATTCCGCGCCGCGGCGCCGGGCTTTCCAACAACTCCAACAACGACTGCGCGAGCTGTTCCTGGTACGGGTGCAGGGACGGGAACTCGCTCGGCCCGTCGACTTCGAAGCGGGCGTCCAGGGACGGTACCCGCGCACCTGCGAAGGAGTCCGGGAAGTTCAGGTCCGCGACGAACCTGCGGGCCTTCTCACTACCGTTGAACGAACTCGGTGCGCGAGTCGGGAACTCCAACGACAGGTCCCGCTCGTGCACCCGGAGGATCGACTCGCCGTGCGAATTGAACGCCATCTCGGCGATCCGCCGCTCGCTCGGCTCCTCCCCGCCGTTCTCCTCCAACTCGCTGTCCAGCAGGCCCGGCGGCAGACCGCGCTGAAGGGCCTCGCGCCCGATCAGCAGGGCGATCTTGTCGATGACGCTCTCGCTCTCGCGGACCGCGTGCAGCCGTTCCTGCAACTGCTGGTTCTGCTCCTGGCGGTCCTGGTGTTCCAGGACCTGCCGACAACCGGCGGCGCCCCAGCCCCACTTGAACTCCGTGTCGGCT
The DNA window shown above is from Streptomyces sp. TLI_171 and carries:
- a CDS encoding UvrD-helicase domain-containing protein, translated to MSAFVEEHPLTAEQQTVVDQPWDARVLVTAGAGAGKTYTLVRRLDALVEREELEAGEILVLSFSRAAVRELTERIERHATAAQRVRVQTFDAWAAALLARAYPEPDWSTVDFDGRIEAAIEAIDHGAVEVGEHGVPAHVVIDEVQDLVGVRREMVEALLDRFQEESGFTVVGDSAQAVYGFQVSDPDQRAEETDRFLDWVRASFGEDLAELHLSDNFRARTDLARIALPHGARLHRLSRDPARAAEEAERIHGDLRSLLLTTQNFGSLDEEYVQHALRDYPGTTAVLCRDNGQVLTLSGLLSNAGIPHTLQRSARERSAPPWLAELLGVTGASLLSEDRFRELLAELKLPREDSPGSLWRSVRKVAGGPRGTVEVPALHRALAEQRLPDELTTVRSAPVVVSTVHRAKGLEFDRVLVVEPRTLKAPRRVEKKKYDYDPAAEARLLYVAMTRARDDLYVLDAPSSWLVRKDRRLDRWYLGGRSSWARNGIELLGDDVSHSLPPGTEDFFADARDLTEHLRTGVSVGDPAELELLHTIPVAADQSPPYAVVVAGRRIAVVSERFRTDLQRMLRRNLNASVENWPPLISGLRVDCVESVAGDPAATERAGLGEHGVWLAPRVSGLGRFHWYNGQTDGTGGSTE
- a CDS encoding type 1 glutamine amidotransferase domain-containing protein, translating into MSKILFVMTGADHWTLKDGTPHPTGYWAEEVATPYRALRDAGHEIAVATPGGVVPPVDRGSLEPGANGGAEQAREVADTLAAMTELQHPLAIADVDLADWDAVLYPGGHGPMEDLSADADSGRLLTLALASAKPLAVVCHGSAALLAAVDQTGRNTFAGRRVAAFTDEEETLAGLADRAKWLLESRLTEAGLTVDTAAPWTPHVVVDGSLITGQNPASSGLLADELIKQLA
- a CDS encoding helicase-related protein, with the translated sequence MSESIHQAHYALRDALSESLRDDLLGPVGGPEEVLSGDAPITMYPVGVLFPRTRPDEGHREPSEQEHAQDGLDSVPITRGTDDDAVDLGVSLANIRMPSSFGLTFAVNPRVAPRLRFTVRAAVYLPEDENGHPVAARRTEARSTGAQKEHWRRVQLPLEPVVLDVTVPGFVKPPAPLHPGLDLRVLVRPASDQHGTVTVTATVVNTHEVGQFDLRDAHCFYQPALEVTAAEGTEPPFVARPAVDGTADRELALSRMLHRHVPSFAIGHGCAAHWDWTPPPIGSKDNKLAAVAVVRTEFVPSHEVLLTDSNPAISTEALTMRGLGTAPTDEVVQALHRMLDGYREWIDGLAEQSLSLADTEHGPAAAEQLERCRRTLRRMHEGVGLLADPNRPEILRAFRLTNLAMAEQRARTAWIKGGRTGRPDVSSGRWRPFQISFVLICLAGIVDPEHDDRDVADLLWFPTGGGKTEAYLGLIAFTTFLRRVRDGGLGGGVTVLMRYTLRLLTLQQFERAATLICAMERIRAADPKMLGGEEISIGMWVGRSATPNRLSVAAEKLKQLWANPRLDLATENPVQLRTCPWCGEPLSPIDYAVDEAAGRMTIACPSVDCDFRTGLPVHLVDDAVYRARPTLVIATVDKFASLPWRPESAALFNLDAPAGTRPPELIVQDELHLISGPLGTLTGLYETAVDALAGCPKVVASTATIRRADEQGARLFARRVDQFPPAGLDSRDSWFAVETPRERKAARRYVGLLTSSTSQTTLLIRVYAALLHRAQTAKGAPEVKDAYWTLVGYFNSLRLLSAAELQVLDDVQERLDYLSVRDDGVRRRVDAITELSSRANSSDISRRLKEIERSFPERDVLDVLLATNMISVGVDVDRLGLMAVMGQPQTTAEYIQATSRVGRQHPGLVAVMLNSARSRDRSHYEDFQHFHSALYREVESTSVTPFSARARDRGLHAVVVALARLLLPVARPNEAAGRIEDFLEGLNSVVATVLLDRVAVVDPSELRTTTEAFEYFVDEWRWLAENNPGLVYEAPRGTHAPALLNGYEDEASDAWPTLWSLRDVDASSTFFEER
- the drmB gene encoding DUF1998 domain-containing protein: MTPVPSRSRRRSLVSGPVRAARRLGEIRRAQLITTYGVGAMIAVDNESFLVRGIDSWDISQAPIVVEPRLSDQLHVNEFRLPPAPDPDRARDGVRAVRFPEWYSCPRCNALQPFRKFNSPAGKAECSTCQESLVPSRFVMACANGHLEDFPYWKWVHRGGERTEVTSCAGELTLTSTGSTASLRSVLIACSCGASASMEGSFRRQALKELGIRCGGRSPWLKDAPTEACTEQPRTLQRGSSSVWFPVAHSALSIPPWSEGHAKLAARLYSKLKDENAEAIRTYLRIEKVLARHPSYDPDEVVALIRQRRAAEDATTQTGERTEALSEELGSARTTLYRDEYRSLTVAHSENADEEQDFVCEPPVDPTGPVLDSHGLAQVMLVKRLREVRALQSFTRIEEPSPAVLPRHAPISNVRPSWLPAIEVRGEGVFLRLDADRLRDWEHLSGPVERASRVRENHDRLLRSRGTGSDRPMPRSHATPRFLLLHTLAHVLINEWSLDAGYPAAALRERLYVDDEMAGVLIYTATNDSAGSLGGIVAQGEPDRLDRSLRSALHRAGWCSNDPLCAETEAGGADGLNLAACHACVLLPETSCENNNILLDRAALVGALDGSAPGYF